CCGAAACCTCCATTTTCAATCTGTCCTATGCTTACCTGTGCTGTAACAGTAGTTTCACCGGTTTGCACTTTACCCAAGCTGATTACTCTGTTCAATGCACTATCAAAGCAAGCAGAATATCCGGCTGCAAAAAGCATTTCGGGATTTGTGAAGTCATCATTAGCTCCTCCTAGTGCCTTAGGCATTTTTACTTCAAGGTCTAAAACTCCGTTTTCACTTTTCACATGACCGTTTCTTCCCCCTGTAGCGGTAACTTTTGTTGTATATAACGTTTTCATTTATTTTTCTATTTTGTTTAATATTTTTAGAACTGATTCTTTAAGTTCCAACAGTTCTTCCGGTTGTATACCCAGTCTTTCCTGAATTTTCCCCGGAATTGCACAGGCCTTTTTCTGTAATTCTTTTCCAGCCTCTGCCAAAAATACTTCAACCACTCTTTCGTCCTCTTTTTTTCGTTTTCTTAGGATAAATCCTTTAGTCTCCAGTCTTTTAAGAAGAGGAGTCAGAGTTCCACTGTCCAGAAACAGTTTTTCTCCGATATGGTTTACCGGAAGCCCGTCATTTTCCCACAATATCATCATTACGAGATATTGAGGATAGGTAATGTCAAGCTCATCAAGAAAAGGGCGATAAAGCCCTGTGATTTCCTTGGCAATGACATATAACGGGAAACAGATTTGGTTGGCTAGTTTAGGTGTTTTAGAATTTTCCATAAGTGGGTACGAAAGATTCGATGAAGGTATTACTTTTTAATGATAAACTCATCCATTGGGACACGGACTTTTTTCATAGAAGCCAGCCAGTCATTAGCTTCGTCACGGTATCCAAGGTATAAAAGACTTACACTTTTCAGTCCTAACTCTTTCAATCCAAGTACTTCATCCACTACAGCATTGCTAAATCCTTCAGCAGGAGTACTGTCTATTTTAAGCTCAGCAGCTTGTGCTAAAGCAATTCCCAGTGCAATATAAGTCTGACGGGCTGTGTGAGCAAAATGCTCTTCCGGAGTTTGTGCTCCGTACATTTCCTTGATTTTATCGGTGTAGCTTCCGAAACGTCCTCTCGGAAGTTCTCTTACATCAGTATGAAGGTCATATACTTTGTCAATTTTTTCGTTAGAATAGCTATCCCATGCGGCAAAAACCAAAACGTGGGATGAATCTCTCATCACTTCCGGATTTAAAGCTCCGGCCACCATTTTATCTTTTAACTCCTGACTTTCCACTACAATAACACGGAAAGGTTGCAATCCAGATGATGTAGGGGCAAGCCTTGTTGCTTCCAGAATTGTATGTAAGTCTTCTTGTGATACTTTTTTTGCAGGATTATATGCTTTTACTGCGTGTCTCCAATTAAGGTCTTCTAATAATGACATTTTCTTTTTATTTTAAATTAAAATTACTTGATGATAATCTATTTCCAAGTATTACTTTGTGAAATTATATATGCAAATATAAAGCCAATTAAATTGTGTGCAATTTAATTTCGAAAGATTTTATTAATGATGATTATTTATTTTATAAAATATTTCTGAATGTATATGTAAACACCAAAAAAGCGTATACTTAAATTTTTACCAGTTTATGATTGTATTCTTTAGTTTTTCCACAAGATTCGGATTTTTTTCTCCCTCAGGTATTCCAATCTTTGCATTAGAATTTTAAACTAAAAGCAATGCAGAAATTTAAAAACAAAACAGCTTTAATTACAGGTGGAACCAACGGAATGGGATTGGCCACAGCAGAAGAGTTCATCAAGCAGGGCGGAAGTGCCATTATTACCGGAAGAAGCCCGGAAACAATAAATAACGCTCTGGAAAAACTAGGAGGGAATGCTTTCGGAATTTTATCGAATACCGGAAATATAGAGGATCTCATGAAGCTTCGGGAAGAAGTAAGAAAATATACAGAGAATGTTGATGTTCTCTTTGTGAATGCTGGCTACGGAAAATTTGCACCCATAGAAAATGTTCAGGAAGAGCATTTTGATGAACTTTTTAACGTATTGGTAAAAGGACCTTTTTTTACTGTTCAGCAGATATTACCTCTGATGAAAAAAGGAAGTTCCGTTATTTTTAATACTTCTGTAGCAACGGATATTGCAATGCATAATTTTTCGGTGTATTCTGCGGCAAAGTCTGCAGTACAGTCGTTCATCAAAACATTTGCTGTTGAACTTACAGAACGAGGAATTCGAGTGAATGGAGTGAGTCCGGGGCATATCAAAACCAATATTTTTAACAATACAGGGCTGACTCCTGAGCAAATAGAAAGGGCGATTCAGGATATTATTCCGACAATCCCTTTCAAAAGACAGGGAGAACCGTCAGAGATTGCCAATGTAGTTCTGTTTCTTGCATCAGAAGAAGCTTCCTATATTCATGGGACGGAGATAAAAGTAGATGCAGGTATTTCTGTAATCAGATAAGTCTGCACCTCTTGAAAATAAAATTCAGGGATTATTTAACTTCTTTGATCTGCTTGATGATATTGGTATTACTCTCAACACCTATATTGTAGATGTTGCCCTTTTTAAAACTTAGATTAACTTTTTCCATCAATACTTTATAATCAGAAGATTTTTTTGACAGGTAAAAGACCTGCGCACTTATTCCAATGGCTACCCGTACAACCTCTTCCGGTTTATCCGGATCTTCAAGAATATTGTTGATGGTTGCATTATTATACCAGGTTAATTTCTGGGATTCAGAGTGAGAAGAACAGGAGGTAATCATGGTAAACAGTAATAATAAATATGTCCAGGCTTTCATAATAATAAATTTGTGAGTAAAAAGCTCCTGCAATATATAAATAAATGCAGGAGCTCTATAAAAAGTTAGTTAGAATCCGCAATGTGCTGTACTAGGTACCGGAGCAGAACAGCCCGAAAGAGCTGAGAATGCTGTCAATGTACAATTGGTATTCACCAGATTGTTATCATATAATAAAGATCCTGATGGGCTTCTGTAGTAAACATTTCCTGCTGTATTGGTAAATGATGAAACAGAAGTAGATCCGCAAGTTGAGTTGGTGCATGCAGCTCTCCAAGCAGTATCCGTAATAGGACCAGTTGAATTTAGAGATGGGTCAATAATTCTTTTTTCAACCACGCCGGATGCATTTTTAAAGCTTACAAGGATGGCTACGTGATATACCCATGAAACACAACAGGTACCGGTAGAAGCTCTTAAATTACCATATACAAATTGTTTTTCACACTCATATCCGGCATTGTTTAAGATTTGTCTCATTTTGTGCGCTCTTGCATAGCACCCGTCAACAGGGTATCTGAATGTAATACAAGGAGATGAGGCGGTAGAGGTTCCGCAAGACTGGTTTTTAATTTGAGTAAATAAACTGTTCAAAGTAGCCAGATCAGGAATAACACTTGCTAATCTATTGGTTACTCCTCTCTCTTCTTTAGTAAAAACAGACTTGAAATATCTTACATCTTCTGCTGTAGCCTTTTCTACTTTCGCAATTTCATTAGAATTAGCTTTAAGGAAAATCTGAACCGGGGTTTCATTTTTTACAGCCTGGCTGATCATGGAAATGTAAGCTTCATTTTCCTTAGTGTCTTTAATTTCATAAGGCTGAGCTGAAAGGATAAAGGAAACTTTATATTTTCCGTCTTCTTTATCAAGTCCTGTTGGAACAGTTCTTCCGAACTCTTTCATTACAACTTCTTTAGATTGCGGATTTACAGTTTCCTGATTCGCGTTAGAAT
This genomic interval from Chryseobacterium joostei contains the following:
- a CDS encoding organic hydroperoxide resistance protein, whose amino-acid sequence is MKTLYTTKVTATGGRNGHVKSENGVLDLEVKMPKALGGANDDFTNPEMLFAAGYSACFDSALNRVISLGKVQTGETTVTAQVSIGQIENGGFGLAVELDVNIPGVSIEEAQSLTDKAHQICPYSNATRNNIEVKLSVTNND
- a CDS encoding MarR family winged helix-turn-helix transcriptional regulator; the encoded protein is MENSKTPKLANQICFPLYVIAKEITGLYRPFLDELDITYPQYLVMMILWENDGLPVNHIGEKLFLDSGTLTPLLKRLETKGFILRKRKKEDERVVEVFLAEAGKELQKKACAIPGKIQERLGIQPEELLELKESVLKILNKIEK
- a CDS encoding NAD(P)H-dependent oxidoreductase, translating into MSLLEDLNWRHAVKAYNPAKKVSQEDLHTILEATRLAPTSSGLQPFRVIVVESQELKDKMVAGALNPEVMRDSSHVLVFAAWDSYSNEKIDKVYDLHTDVRELPRGRFGSYTDKIKEMYGAQTPEEHFAHTARQTYIALGIALAQAAELKIDSTPAEGFSNAVVDEVLGLKELGLKSVSLLYLGYRDEANDWLASMKKVRVPMDEFIIKK
- a CDS encoding SDR family oxidoreductase is translated as MQKFKNKTALITGGTNGMGLATAEEFIKQGGSAIITGRSPETINNALEKLGGNAFGILSNTGNIEDLMKLREEVRKYTENVDVLFVNAGYGKFAPIENVQEEHFDELFNVLVKGPFFTVQQILPLMKKGSSVIFNTSVATDIAMHNFSVYSAAKSAVQSFIKTFAVELTERGIRVNGVSPGHIKTNIFNNTGLTPEQIERAIQDIIPTIPFKRQGEPSEIANVVLFLASEEASYIHGTEIKVDAGISVIR
- a CDS encoding protein-glutamine glutaminase, whose product is MKKFLLSMMVFVAALSFNACSDSNANQETVNPQSKEVVMKEFGRTVPTGLDKEDGKYKVSFILSAQPYEIKDTKENEAYISMISQAVKNETPVQIFLKANSNEIAKVEKATAEDVRYFKSVFTKEERGVTNRLASVIPDLATLNSLFTQIKNQSCGTSTASSPCITFRYPVDGCYARAHKMRQILNNAGYECEKQFVYGNLRASTGTCCVSWVYHVAILVSFKNASGVVEKRIIDPSLNSTGPITDTAWRAACTNSTCGSTSVSSFTNTAGNVYYRSPSGSLLYDNNLVNTNCTLTAFSALSGCSAPVPSTAHCGF